A portion of the Agrobacterium tumefaciens genome contains these proteins:
- a CDS encoding DUF4167 domain-containing protein, with translation MRPGQQNKRGRGRGSNNNNNNGGGNNNNFNRKGGNPLTRTYDSSGPDVKIRGTAQHIAEKYATLARDAQSAGDRVIAENYLQHAEHYNRIIATAQAQMQERFQRDDRGEYNASDADDMDMNDGDDGAPQQQFEQPERVQQPERQERQERTERSEPRQERRERPDRRERQERQPRQPQASDERQQPVYDASQAPQPVIEGTPMEVAVEEQQQQTEAPAAERAPKARRATGPRPRRPRRAATAEGAEGAEGEDTPAGDEATPATLENAAE, from the coding sequence ATGAGGCCAGGACAGCAAAACAAGCGCGGCCGGGGGCGTGGAAGCAACAACAACAATAACAATGGTGGCGGTAACAACAACAACTTCAACCGCAAGGGCGGTAACCCGCTTACCAGGACTTATGACAGCTCCGGTCCCGATGTTAAAATTCGTGGCACAGCCCAGCACATAGCGGAAAAATACGCCACCCTTGCGCGGGACGCGCAGAGTGCTGGCGACCGCGTGATCGCTGAAAACTATCTGCAGCACGCTGAACACTACAATCGTATCATCGCCACCGCTCAGGCCCAGATGCAGGAGCGTTTCCAGCGCGACGACCGTGGCGAATACAATGCTTCGGATGCCGACGATATGGATATGAACGACGGTGACGATGGTGCACCGCAGCAGCAGTTCGAACAGCCGGAACGGGTTCAGCAGCCGGAGCGCCAGGAACGGCAGGAGCGCACCGAGCGTTCCGAGCCGCGTCAGGAACGCCGTGAGCGCCCGGACCGCCGTGAACGGCAGGAGCGCCAGCCGCGCCAGCCGCAGGCTTCGGACGAACGGCAGCAGCCGGTATACGACGCCAGCCAGGCGCCTCAGCCCGTCATCGAAGGCACGCCTATGGAAGTGGCCGTCGAGGAACAGCAGCAGCAGACGGAAGCACCAGCGGCTGAACGCGCACCAAAGGCCCGCCGCGCCACCGGCCCACGCCCGCGTCGCCCGCGCCGCGCCGCAACCGCGGAAGGTGCTGAGGGTGCTGAAGGCGAAGATACGCCAGCCGGTGATGAGGCAACACCTGCCACGCTCGAAAACGCTGCTGAATAA
- the prmC gene encoding peptide chain release factor N(5)-glutamine methyltransferase, with product MSGGADGTVSTELAAARKRLQAAGIADPLLDARLLVADVTGFSLTDFVMKPDHPVTGEESARIAAMVERRAGGEPVHRILGHREFHGLDLLLSTETLEPRPDTEVLVDTLLPALKKIVADKGSARILDLGTGTGAICLALLKECPEATGVGSDISADALETAAKNAARNGLASRFETMRSDWFKKISGRFDIIVSNPPYIRSDIVTTLDREVRHHDPMAALDGGQDGLAPYRLIAADAGRFLVENGIVGVEIGFDQRLDVSAIFASHGFSLLDAVKDYGGNDRVLTFRR from the coding sequence TTGAGTGGCGGCGCTGACGGGACCGTTTCGACCGAGCTTGCCGCAGCCCGCAAACGGCTGCAGGCGGCGGGCATCGCCGATCCGCTGCTTGATGCGCGCCTGCTGGTTGCCGACGTTACCGGTTTTTCACTGACCGATTTCGTGATGAAACCGGACCATCCCGTCACTGGGGAAGAAAGCGCCCGCATTGCCGCCATGGTCGAAAGGCGCGCAGGCGGAGAGCCAGTCCATCGTATTCTCGGCCACCGCGAATTTCACGGGCTCGATCTTCTTTTATCGACGGAGACGCTCGAACCCCGCCCGGATACGGAAGTTCTCGTCGATACGCTGTTGCCTGCGTTGAAAAAAATTGTTGCCGACAAGGGCAGTGCGCGCATTCTGGATCTGGGTACGGGCACGGGTGCGATCTGTCTGGCGCTTCTCAAGGAATGTCCGGAAGCAACTGGCGTCGGCAGCGATATCTCCGCCGATGCGCTGGAAACCGCAGCGAAAAACGCTGCCCGAAATGGTCTCGCCTCGCGTTTTGAAACCATGCGTAGCGACTGGTTCAAAAAAATCTCTGGCAGGTTTGACATAATTGTGTCGAATCCGCCTTATATAAGAAGTGACATCGTCACAACGCTAGACCGAGAGGTTCGTCATCACGATCCGATGGCGGCGCTGGACGGAGGTCAGGACGGCCTTGCACCGTACCGCCTCATCGCTGCCGACGCAGGCCGCTTTCTTGTGGAAAACGGGATTGTCGGTGTGGAGATCGGTTTCGATCAAAGGCTTGATGTTTCCGCTATATTTGCTTCCCACGGCTTCTCTCTTCTCGACGCCGTGAAGGATTATGGCGGCAACGACAGAGTTTTGACCTTCCGGAGATAG
- a CDS encoding M23 family metallopeptidase produces MTADRNVIRSLGTEPPILAEGRRAPDRREISLRWLSGTFLTGITSSILMGVALFAALDGRQQLAIPAEAFAKADMGNNTAEAARRGTRLIAPNIAARPSDRSIMEVSTVINEGDKEVVRKVPFSHVKIPLASNYAKQDDYPAFDPLNIFASGDDKDAPAPAPSRTGTIYGSEVESEVSLKTVAFPIQHSKYPFAGSLSFDEVEEAVRSNGSILTDGNEQLAALYYIDPRRFDNDEGDVDITAGLAARVVEQNMSVSTPQSPSVPVKEYADDVIPARQTETIEAALFGAGYSKAQSSEIAGLLSPQLQSNNVESGDVLRVGIIQEDDKSDIVRVSLYRKGRHMVTMAVDDRKNFIKASEPPKLDAVATAFDSTPAPAAGRDLPSVYDGVYRAALAYGMNQGMVSQLIKLLASSVDFQAQLKPADTLEAFFSVEDADGKATDKSELLYVNAKFGDNETRFYRFQNPDDNSIDYFDENGKSIRQFLLRNPVPNGRMTSGFGMRRHPVLKFSRMHTGTDWAAARGTPIIATGNGTVEKAGWASGYGNQTLIRHANGYVSSYNHQSAIAKGVTEGSKVRQGQVIGYVGSTGLSTGAHLHYELIVNGTKVDAMKVRLPGGKSLSGVALARFSDERKRIDNLLNIEEKPNQVASR; encoded by the coding sequence ATGACTGCGGATCGCAACGTGATCCGGTCGCTAGGCACGGAACCGCCAATTCTGGCGGAAGGGCGCCGTGCACCCGATCGCCGTGAGATTTCGCTCAGATGGCTTTCCGGCACGTTCCTTACCGGCATTACCTCTTCCATATTGATGGGTGTTGCGCTGTTTGCAGCTCTCGATGGCCGCCAGCAGCTTGCCATTCCGGCCGAGGCCTTCGCCAAGGCGGATATGGGCAACAATACCGCGGAAGCGGCACGCCGCGGCACACGCCTCATTGCGCCCAATATTGCGGCCCGGCCCTCGGACCGCTCGATCATGGAAGTCTCCACCGTTATCAACGAGGGCGACAAGGAAGTGGTCCGCAAGGTTCCCTTCTCACACGTCAAGATTCCGCTGGCGTCCAACTACGCCAAACAGGACGATTATCCCGCCTTCGATCCCCTGAACATTTTCGCAAGCGGCGACGACAAGGACGCCCCGGCGCCGGCGCCGAGCCGCACGGGCACAATCTACGGCTCCGAGGTCGAATCCGAAGTCAGCCTGAAAACGGTCGCCTTTCCTATCCAGCACTCCAAGTATCCCTTCGCCGGCTCCCTGAGCTTCGACGAGGTGGAGGAGGCAGTGCGCTCGAACGGCTCGATCCTGACAGATGGTAACGAGCAGCTTGCAGCGCTCTATTACATCGACCCCCGTCGTTTCGATAATGATGAGGGTGATGTCGATATCACCGCCGGTCTTGCCGCACGTGTCGTCGAACAGAATATGTCGGTTTCGACCCCTCAATCGCCCTCGGTTCCGGTCAAGGAATATGCCGACGATGTTATCCCTGCTCGCCAGACCGAAACCATCGAAGCCGCTTTATTCGGCGCGGGTTATTCGAAGGCGCAATCCTCCGAAATCGCTGGCCTGTTGTCACCGCAGCTCCAGTCGAACAATGTCGAAAGCGGCGATGTGCTCCGCGTCGGCATTATTCAGGAAGACGACAAAAGCGACATCGTACGCGTAAGCCTTTATCGTAAGGGTCGCCACATGGTCACCATGGCCGTGGACGATCGCAAGAATTTCATCAAGGCCAGCGAACCGCCGAAGCTCGACGCGGTGGCGACGGCCTTTGACAGCACCCCGGCACCGGCCGCCGGCCGCGATCTGCCCAGCGTCTACGATGGCGTTTACCGGGCGGCTCTGGCCTATGGCATGAATCAGGGCATGGTCTCCCAGCTCATCAAGCTTTTGGCCAGCAGCGTCGATTTTCAGGCGCAGTTGAAACCGGCAGATACGCTGGAGGCCTTCTTCTCCGTGGAAGATGCGGATGGCAAGGCGACGGACAAGTCCGAACTGCTCTACGTCAACGCCAAGTTCGGCGATAACGAGACGCGGTTTTACCGGTTCCAGAACCCGGACGATAACAGCATCGACTATTTCGACGAGAACGGTAAGAGCATCCGGCAGTTCCTGTTGCGCAATCCGGTTCCGAACGGCCGTATGACATCAGGTTTCGGCATGCGCCGCCACCCGGTTTTGAAATTCAGCCGCATGCATACCGGCACCGACTGGGCGGCAGCCCGCGGCACGCCGATCATCGCGACAGGCAACGGCACTGTCGAAAAGGCCGGCTGGGCCTCCGGTTACGGCAACCAGACCCTGATCCGCCACGCCAATGGCTACGTCTCCTCCTATAACCACCAGAGCGCCATCGCCAAGGGTGTCACCGAGGGTTCAAAGGTCCGGCAGGGCCAGGTAATCGGTTATGTCGGTTCGACCGGCCTTTCGACCGGCGCGCATCTGCATTACGAGCTGATCGTTAACGGCACGAAAGTGGACGCGATGAAAGTGCGTCTGCCGGGCGGCAAATCGCTTTCCGGCGTCGCGCTCGCGCGGTTCTCCGACGAGAGAAAGCGGATCGACAATCTACTCAACATCGAAGAAAAACCCAATCAGGTCGCGAGCCGCTAG
- the clpB gene encoding ATP-dependent chaperone ClpB, translating into MNIEKYSERVRGFLQSAQTFALAENHQQFSAEHVLKVLLDDEQGMAASLIERAGGDAKEVRLANDAALAKLPKVSGGNGGLSLTAPLAKVFSTAEELAKKAGDSFVTVERLLQALAIENSASTSASLKKGGVTAQALNQVINEIRKGRTADSANAEQGFDALKKFARDLTEEAREGRLDPVIGRDDEIRRTIQVLSRRTKNNPVLIGEPGVGKTAIAEGLALRIVNGDVPESLKDKKLMALDMGALIAGAKYRGEFEERLKAVLNEVQAENGGIILFIDEMHTLVGAGKADGAMDASNLLKPALARGELHCVGATTLDEYRKHVEKDPALARRFQPVLVDEPTVEDTISILRGLKEKYEQHHKVRISDSALVAAATLSNRYITDRFLPDKAIDLMDEAASRLRMQVDSKPEELDELDRRIIQLKIEREALKQETDQSSVDRLKKLEDELADTEEKADALTARWQAEKQKLGHAADLKKRLDDARNELASAQRNGQFQRAGELTYGIIPGLEKELAAAEARDSSGAGSMVQEVVTADNIAHIVSRWTGIPVDKMLEGQREKLLRMEDDLAKSVVGQGEAVQAVSKAVRRSRAGLQDPNRPIGSFIFLGPTGVGKTELTKSLARFLFDDETAMVRLDMSEFMEKHSVARLIGAPPGYVGYEEGGALTEAVRRRPYQVVLFDEIEKAHPDVFNVLLQVLDDGRLTDGQGRTVDFKNTIIIMTSNLGSEFMTQMGDNDDVDSVRDLVMERVRSHFRPEFLNRIDDIILFHRLRRDEMGAIVEIQLKRLVSLLGDRKITLELDEDARNWLANKGYDPAYGARPLKRVIQKTVQDRLAEMILGGEIPDGSRVKVTSGTDRLLFKVKPPKGEAETETADAA; encoded by the coding sequence ATGAATATTGAAAAATACTCCGAGCGCGTTCGCGGTTTTCTGCAATCGGCGCAGACGTTTGCGCTTGCGGAAAATCACCAGCAGTTTTCTGCCGAACATGTGCTGAAAGTTCTGCTTGATGACGAGCAGGGCATGGCAGCATCGCTGATCGAGCGGGCTGGCGGCGACGCCAAGGAAGTGCGCTTGGCCAACGATGCGGCACTGGCGAAATTGCCCAAGGTTTCCGGCGGCAATGGCGGCCTTTCCCTTACGGCTCCACTTGCGAAAGTGTTCTCGACTGCGGAAGAACTCGCGAAGAAGGCTGGTGACAGTTTCGTCACCGTCGAGCGTCTTTTGCAGGCGCTGGCGATCGAAAACTCTGCTTCCACCTCGGCGTCCCTGAAAAAGGGCGGCGTGACGGCGCAGGCGCTCAATCAGGTCATCAATGAAATCCGCAAGGGCCGCACGGCTGACAGCGCCAATGCCGAACAGGGCTTCGACGCGCTGAAGAAGTTCGCGCGCGACCTGACGGAGGAAGCCCGCGAAGGCAGGCTCGACCCGGTGATTGGCCGTGACGACGAAATCCGCCGGACCATTCAGGTGCTTTCACGCCGCACCAAGAACAATCCCGTGCTGATCGGTGAACCCGGCGTCGGTAAAACGGCGATTGCCGAAGGTCTTGCGCTGCGCATCGTCAATGGCGATGTGCCCGAAAGCCTCAAAGACAAGAAGCTTATGGCGCTGGATATGGGTGCGCTGATCGCTGGCGCGAAGTATCGCGGCGAGTTCGAGGAGCGCCTGAAGGCGGTCCTGAACGAAGTGCAGGCGGAAAATGGCGGCATTATTCTGTTCATCGACGAGATGCACACGCTGGTCGGTGCCGGCAAGGCCGATGGCGCCATGGATGCCTCCAATCTGCTGAAGCCCGCCCTTGCCCGAGGTGAACTGCACTGCGTTGGCGCCACCACGCTGGATGAATATCGCAAGCACGTGGAAAAGGATCCGGCCCTTGCCCGTCGTTTCCAGCCGGTGCTCGTAGATGAGCCGACCGTTGAGGACACGATCTCGATCCTGCGCGGCCTGAAGGAAAAATACGAACAGCACCACAAGGTCCGTATTTCGGATTCGGCCCTAGTTGCAGCTGCAACGCTTTCCAACCGCTACATTACCGACCGGTTCCTGCCCGACAAGGCAATCGACCTGATGGACGAAGCCGCTTCGCGCCTTCGCATGCAGGTGGATTCCAAGCCGGAAGAACTGGACGAACTGGATCGCCGGATCATTCAGCTCAAGATCGAACGCGAAGCCTTGAAGCAGGAGACGGATCAGTCATCCGTCGACCGCCTGAAGAAGCTCGAGGACGAACTGGCCGATACCGAAGAAAAGGCCGATGCGCTGACGGCCCGCTGGCAGGCGGAAAAGCAGAAGCTGGGCCATGCCGCAGACCTCAAGAAGCGGCTGGACGATGCCCGCAACGAACTGGCGAGTGCCCAGCGTAACGGCCAGTTCCAGCGCGCCGGTGAATTAACCTATGGCATCATTCCGGGCCTCGAAAAGGAACTGGCTGCAGCGGAAGCGCGTGATAGCAGCGGTGCTGGCTCGATGGTTCAGGAAGTGGTGACGGCGGACAATATCGCCCACATCGTTTCCCGCTGGACCGGCATTCCTGTCGACAAGATGCTGGAAGGCCAGCGCGAGAAGCTGCTGCGCATGGAAGACGATCTTGCCAAGTCCGTGGTCGGGCAGGGCGAGGCCGTGCAGGCCGTTTCCAAGGCGGTTCGCCGTTCGCGCGCCGGTCTTCAGGATCCGAACCGGCCGATCGGCTCGTTCATTTTCCTCGGCCCGACGGGCGTGGGCAAGACCGAGCTGACCAAGTCGCTCGCCCGGTTCCTGTTCGACGACGAGACCGCGATGGTTCGCCTCGACATGTCGGAATTCATGGAGAAACACTCCGTTGCCCGGCTTATCGGTGCGCCTCCCGGCTATGTCGGTTACGAAGAGGGCGGTGCGTTGACGGAAGCGGTTCGCCGTCGGCCCTATCAGGTCGTGCTGTTTGACGAGATCGAGAAAGCGCATCCGGACGTGTTCAACGTCCTGTTGCAGGTGCTGGACGATGGCCGTCTGACCGATGGCCAGGGCCGCACCGTCGATTTCAAGAACACCATCATCATCATGACTTCGAACCTCGGTTCGGAATTCATGACGCAGATGGGCGACAATGACGATGTGGATTCGGTTCGCGACCTGGTGATGGAACGGGTCCGGTCGCATTTCCGGCCGGAATTCCTCAACCGTATCGACGATATCATCCTCTTCCATCGCCTGCGGCGCGACGAGATGGGTGCGATCGTGGAGATCCAGCTCAAGCGCCTCGTCTCGCTTCTGGGTGATCGCAAGATCACGCTCGAACTGGATGAGGATGCCCGCAACTGGCTTGCCAATAAGGGTTACGATCCGGCCTATGGCGCACGTCCGCTGAAGCGTGTGATCCAGAAGACCGTTCAGGACAGGCTCGCCGAAATGATTCTCGGCGGCGAGATCCCGGACGGATCGCGGGTCAAGGTGACCTCTGGCACCGACCGGCTGCTTTTCAAGGTCAAGCCCCCAAAGGGTGAGGCCGAGACTGAAACCGCCGATGCGGCATAA